Genomic segment of Kovacikia minuta CCNUW1:
CGGTAGGGATGATAGTGGCTGGGTTGAGTCAGTTATTGGAGCTGCTGGAACAGGCGGAGCCGGGCGCTGGGGAGGCAAATCAGTGGACTCGAACTGACTAAGCACAGGAGGTTGTTTGTCATCCCGTTCCCATAGCTGCCAATCCCACTTCAATGGGTTGGGGAGGAGGTGGTTGAGGGGCATCTGTAACGAGGGGCAACGACTCCAATTCAAGGTCTGATTGCCCCTGCTGAGGTGATTCTAAGGGAGCAGTTGAAGGTATCTCCATCGCAGCGATCGAGGCACTGTTAGTCTGATCTGATAGGGGTTCTAAGTTGTCCAATAGTGACTGCCCTTCATCATCTTCTTCTGTCTCTTCTGCTAGCTGCCGCAATGCCAGAGTTTGTAATTCTGGATGGTTCATGATGAGGGAAGGAGCTGGGGCAGGGAAGTCAATTTGGGGTAATGATTCACGCACAACGGGGCGTTGACAAAGGGCCTGAATTAACGCCCGATCGCGCTCCGGTTCGTAGCTCAAACCCAGATGTTTGACCAGTCCTGGATCACCTTCTCTGAAACTGTAACGCGTTCCTAAAGCATGGCCCGTCATCGCAACGCCATCCAGGCTATAGGAGATCCCTTTGCTCTTCTCCGTGCGCGTAAATTGCATCTGCACTTCGACCCCGTGGGCCTGTGCTTGCTCAATAAATTCGGGCACAGTTTGGCTGCTCGCTGCTGCCTGTTCCAGGATTATTTGTAATTGTTTATGCACACTCATCTGACCTGTTTTCAGTTCAGTCTGAGCCTGCTGAGTGGACTCCGCTTTGCGGCCCACTTCCCAGCTATTGGGCTGTACACTTAACCCATACTGACGCTCCAGATAACGCAACACAACTTGGGACCGATAGCGGTCATAGGAGGTGGGAATAGCGGTTGTGGTCTCCAGGTTAATCTTGGCAACAACCAGGTGCACATGGGGGTGGGGTTGATCAGTGTGCCGCACAGCCACATAAAAGTACTTGGGCAACTCTTCCTGGCGAAAGCGTTCAATCGCAGCTGTGAGCTGGGCGTCATTCAATTGGGGGAGCAATTCCGGTTGTTCAGCACTCAATATCAAGCCCGCTAAATACTGATCAGATAGCTCACTAAAGGCTGCATCATCCAGAGCTTCATGGGGTGGGAGGGAGAGGGAGATATGGTAAACGGGCTGCTTGATTGGGTTGAGGGCCTGGGCAATTGCAAACCGGGCGGTGGTTTCGGTGAGGAGATCTGTTTGCTCTGCCTCTGTTAATTCATCCCACTCTACCCAGGCAGCTGCATTGCCACCAATGATGCTCGCACCCGACTTGTTCAGGACGTAACCGAGGGTGGCTCTCGGCGAGGTATTTTGGTGGATCTTGGCAATCGTCATGGGTCTCCTCCACCCCGCAGTTGGGTCTGGATCTCTTTGAGTTGGGTCTGGAGTA
This window contains:
- a CDS encoding relaxase/mobilization nuclease domain-containing protein, yielding MTIAKIHQNTSPRATLGYVLNKSGASIIGGNAAAWVEWDELTEAEQTDLLTETTARFAIAQALNPIKQPVYHISLSLPPHEALDDAAFSELSDQYLAGLILSAEQPELLPQLNDAQLTAAIERFRQEELPKYFYVAVRHTDQPHPHVHLVVAKINLETTTAIPTSYDRYRSQVVLRYLERQYGLSVQPNSWEVGRKAESTQQAQTELKTGQMSVHKQLQIILEQAAASSQTVPEFIEQAQAHGVEVQMQFTRTEKSKGISYSLDGVAMTGHALGTRYSFREGDPGLVKHLGLSYEPERDRALIQALCQRPVVRESLPQIDFPAPAPSLIMNHPELQTLALRQLAEETEEDDEGQSLLDNLEPLSDQTNSASIAAMEIPSTAPLESPQQGQSDLELESLPLVTDAPQPPPPQPIEVGLAAMGTG